One segment of Alistipes finegoldii DSM 17242 DNA contains the following:
- a CDS encoding helix-turn-helix domain-containing protein, with product MDEIVKMEHVYQYNEMMGQETLHPLVSVIDFSKCPKARHARRMYGFYCVFLKDVKCGDMRYGRHYYDYQEGTLVFIAPGQVVGIEDNGEVFQPKGWALLFHPDLIRGTSLGRSMDEYTFFSYEANEALHLSEQERLVVLECLQNITGELNHAIDKHSRRLIVSNIELLLNYSIRFYERQFITRSEVNKDALSRFERLLNDYFKGDTPQRDGVPSVRWCAEQLHLSANYFGDLIKKETGKSAQEYIQLKVIDIAKERIFDATKSISEIAYELGFRYPQHFTRLFKKCVGMSPNEYRTTN from the coding sequence ATGGACGAGATCGTAAAAATGGAGCACGTCTACCAGTACAACGAAATGATGGGGCAGGAGACGCTCCATCCGCTGGTCAGCGTCATCGACTTTTCGAAATGCCCGAAGGCCCGGCACGCCCGGCGCATGTACGGATTCTACTGCGTCTTCCTGAAAGACGTCAAATGCGGCGACATGCGCTACGGACGCCACTATTACGACTATCAGGAGGGAACGCTCGTATTCATCGCACCGGGGCAGGTGGTCGGCATCGAGGACAACGGCGAGGTGTTTCAGCCCAAAGGCTGGGCGCTACTGTTCCACCCCGACCTGATCCGGGGCACGTCGCTCGGACGCAGCATGGACGAATACACCTTCTTTTCGTACGAAGCCAACGAAGCCCTGCATCTCTCGGAGCAGGAGCGGCTCGTGGTGCTCGAATGCCTGCAGAACATAACGGGCGAATTGAACCATGCCATCGACAAGCACAGCAGACGGCTGATCGTCTCGAACATCGAACTGCTGCTCAACTACAGCATACGCTTCTACGAGCGGCAGTTCATCACGCGCAGCGAGGTCAACAAAGACGCGCTGTCCCGGTTCGAACGGCTGCTGAACGACTATTTCAAAGGCGACACGCCCCAGCGCGACGGGGTGCCTTCGGTACGCTGGTGCGCGGAACAGCTGCACCTGTCGGCCAACTATTTCGGCGACCTGATAAAGAAGGAGACCGGCAAATCGGCGCAGGAGTACATTCAGCTGAAGGTGATCGACATCGCCAAGGAACGGATATTCGACGCGACGAAGTCGATCAGCGAAATCGCCTACGAACTCGGTTTCCGCTATCCCCAGCACTTCACCCGGTTGTTCAAGAAGTGCGTCGGCATGTCGCCCAACGAATACCGGACGACAAACTGA
- the gpmA gene encoding 2,3-diphosphoglycerate-dependent phosphoglycerate mutase, which produces MKKVVLLRHGESTWNRENRFTGWTDVDLSEKGVAEAEKAGLLLREEGFLFGHAYTSYLKRAVKTLGVVLDKLDQDWVPVSKSWRLNEKHYGSLQGLNKKETAEKYGDEQVHIWRRSYDVAPAPLGEEDPRNPRFDPRYRDVPEAELPRTESLLDTVGRIMPYWKCEILPALARHDSLLVVAHGNSLRGIIKHLKGISDEAISEFNLPTAVPYVFEFDDGLNYVRDYFLGDPEEIAALMAAVADQGRK; this is translated from the coding sequence ATGAAAAAAGTTGTTTTGCTCCGCCACGGCGAGAGCACATGGAACCGGGAAAACCGGTTCACGGGATGGACGGACGTCGATTTGAGCGAAAAAGGCGTCGCCGAGGCCGAAAAGGCCGGCCTGCTGTTGCGCGAGGAGGGCTTTCTGTTCGGGCATGCCTATACCTCCTACCTGAAACGGGCCGTGAAGACGCTCGGCGTCGTACTTGACAAGCTGGATCAGGATTGGGTGCCGGTTTCGAAGAGCTGGCGGCTCAACGAGAAGCATTACGGCTCTTTGCAGGGACTCAACAAAAAGGAAACGGCAGAGAAATACGGCGACGAGCAGGTGCACATCTGGCGCCGCAGTTATGATGTGGCTCCGGCGCCGCTCGGCGAAGAGGACCCGCGCAACCCGCGCTTCGATCCCCGCTACCGCGACGTACCCGAAGCGGAGTTGCCCCGCACCGAGTCGCTGCTCGACACCGTCGGCCGCATCATGCCCTACTGGAAATGCGAAATCCTGCCGGCGCTCGCCCGCCACGACTCCCTGCTGGTCGTGGCCCACGGCAACAGCCTGCGCGGCATCATCAAACACCTGAAAGGCATCTCCGACGAAGCGATTTCGGAGTTCAATCTCCCGACCGCCGTGCCTTATGTCTTCGAATTCGACGACGGGCTGAATTACGTCAGGGATTATTTCCTCGGCGATCCCGAAGAGATCGCTGCGCTGATGGCCGCCGTCGCCGATCAGGGTCGGAAATAG
- a CDS encoding efflux RND transporter periplasmic adaptor subunit, with amino-acid sequence MKQTFVKAAVMACFMAAVSCGQAPTAMGPAEYAVMTIATTDREIPINYSATIRGRQDIAIYPQVSGTIFELCVNEGQTVSKGQPLFIIDQVPYKAALQTAEANVAAAKAGVATAQLTYDSKKELYAKNVVSQYDLLTAENTLLTAKAQLAQAEAQRVNAANNLSYTVVKAPANGVVGTLPYRVGALVSASIPQPLTTVSDNSDVYVYFSMTENQLLNLTRQYGSIANTLKNMPDVRLVLNDGSVYDRTGRIESISGVIDTSTGSVQLRAVFPNADGLLHSGGAGSVIVPNIHKDCVVVPQVATFELQNKVYVYKVEDGKATSSMIDVEKINNGREYIVKSGLTPGDVIVAEGVGLLREGTPIVVKGQGAAAQTAPEAATQTEKEE; translated from the coding sequence ATGAAGCAAACATTTGTGAAAGCAGCCGTCATGGCCTGCTTCATGGCAGCCGTTTCGTGCGGACAGGCACCGACGGCAATGGGCCCCGCGGAATACGCCGTGATGACCATAGCCACTACCGACCGCGAAATCCCGATCAACTACTCGGCGACCATCCGCGGACGTCAGGACATCGCCATCTATCCGCAGGTTTCGGGAACCATCTTCGAACTCTGCGTAAACGAGGGTCAGACCGTTTCGAAAGGCCAGCCCCTTTTCATCATAGATCAGGTGCCGTACAAAGCGGCGCTGCAGACCGCAGAAGCCAACGTGGCGGCTGCCAAAGCCGGCGTAGCCACGGCGCAGCTCACCTACGACAGCAAAAAGGAGCTTTACGCCAAGAACGTGGTTTCGCAGTACGACCTGCTGACGGCCGAAAACACGCTGCTGACCGCCAAGGCCCAACTCGCGCAGGCCGAAGCGCAGCGCGTAAACGCCGCCAACAACCTCTCCTATACGGTCGTGAAGGCTCCGGCCAACGGCGTGGTGGGAACGCTGCCGTACCGTGTCGGCGCGCTGGTCAGCGCATCGATTCCGCAGCCGCTGACGACCGTATCGGACAACTCGGACGTATACGTCTACTTCTCGATGACCGAGAACCAGCTGCTCAACCTGACCCGTCAGTACGGTTCGATCGCCAACACGCTCAAGAACATGCCCGACGTACGGCTGGTGCTCAACGACGGTTCGGTCTATGACCGGACGGGCCGCATCGAGTCGATCAGCGGCGTCATCGACACCTCGACGGGCAGCGTACAGCTGCGCGCCGTGTTCCCCAATGCGGACGGCCTGCTCCATAGCGGCGGCGCCGGCAGCGTGATCGTGCCCAACATCCACAAAGACTGCGTAGTCGTACCGCAGGTGGCGACCTTCGAACTGCAGAACAAGGTATACGTATATAAGGTAGAGGACGGCAAAGCCACATCGTCGATGATCGACGTGGAGAAGATCAACAACGGCAGAGAGTATATCGTCAAGTCCGGACTTACGCCGGGCGACGTGATCGTTGCCGAAGGCGTAGGTCTGCTGCGTGAAGGTACGCCCATTGTCGTCAAGGGGCAGGGCGCCGCAGCACAGACAGCTCCTGAGGCCGCAACCCAAACCGAAAAGGAGGAATAA
- a CDS encoding flavodoxin, whose amino-acid sequence MKRIVLIAIMTMFLPDMNTQAQTASGTKVLVAYFSHSGNTRAMARQIAEATGGDLFEIVPAAAYPAEYGAVVDQAKKEIGGGVRPALKGRLPDVGAYDVIFVGSPCWWSTVAPPVATFLADCDWAGKTVVPFMTHEGSRMGRSEEDIRKLCAGATLLGGLPLRGGAVKDSRDVVRKWVQGLNLTK is encoded by the coding sequence ATGAAACGGATTGTTTTGATAGCGATTATGACGATGTTCTTACCCGATATGAATACACAGGCGCAGACCGCATCCGGCACGAAGGTGCTGGTGGCCTATTTCTCCCACAGCGGCAATACGCGCGCCATGGCGCGGCAGATCGCCGAAGCGACGGGCGGCGATCTTTTCGAGATCGTTCCGGCCGCGGCCTACCCCGCCGAATACGGAGCCGTCGTGGATCAGGCCAAGAAAGAGATCGGCGGCGGCGTCCGCCCTGCGCTGAAAGGCCGGCTGCCCGATGTCGGGGCGTACGACGTGATTTTCGTCGGCTCGCCCTGTTGGTGGTCCACGGTCGCGCCGCCGGTGGCGACGTTCCTCGCGGACTGCGACTGGGCGGGCAAGACCGTCGTGCCGTTTATGACCCACGAAGGCAGCCGCATGGGCCGCAGCGAAGAGGATATTCGGAAACTTTGTGCGGGCGCTACCCTGCTCGGCGGGCTTCCCCTACGCGGCGGGGCCGTGAAAGACTCGCGGGACGTCGTGCGGAAGTGGGTTCAGGGATTGAATCTGACAAAATAA
- a CDS encoding class I fructose-bisphosphate aldolase → MSKTIEILGEKAEYYLSHVCRTIDKKLLYLPAPDTVDRVWMESDRNIRTLGSLQWILSHGRLAGTGYVSILPVDQGIEHAAGASFAPNPAYFDPENIVKLAVEGGCNAVASTFGVLGAVARKYAHRIPFIVKLNHNELLSYPNSYDQVMFGTVRDAWNMGAAAVGATIYFGSEESRRQLVEIAEAFDYAHELGMATILWCYLRNGSFRKDGVDYHASADLTGQANHLGVTIKADIVKQKLPENNGGFRAIGFGKTRDEVYTKLTTDHPIDLCRYQVANGYMGRVGLINSGGESHGASDLQEAVMTAVVNKRAGGMGLISGRKAFQRPMDEGIALLNAIQDVYLDPEVTIA, encoded by the coding sequence ATGAGCAAGACGATTGAAATTCTTGGGGAAAAGGCCGAATACTACCTTTCCCATGTGTGCCGGACCATCGACAAGAAACTGCTGTATCTTCCCGCGCCCGACACCGTCGACCGGGTCTGGATGGAGTCCGACCGCAATATCCGCACTCTCGGCAGCCTGCAGTGGATACTCTCCCACGGCCGTCTGGCCGGTACGGGCTATGTGTCGATCCTGCCCGTGGATCAGGGCATCGAACATGCGGCCGGCGCGTCGTTCGCTCCGAATCCGGCCTATTTCGATCCGGAGAATATCGTGAAGCTGGCTGTCGAGGGCGGCTGCAACGCCGTGGCTTCGACCTTCGGCGTGCTGGGCGCCGTGGCGCGCAAATACGCGCACAGGATTCCGTTCATCGTGAAACTCAACCACAACGAACTGCTCTCCTACCCCAATTCCTACGATCAGGTGATGTTCGGCACCGTGCGCGACGCTTGGAACATGGGCGCCGCCGCCGTCGGCGCCACGATCTATTTCGGCTCGGAGGAGAGCCGCCGCCAGTTGGTCGAGATCGCCGAGGCGTTCGATTATGCCCACGAGCTGGGCATGGCGACGATCCTGTGGTGTTACCTGCGCAACGGGAGCTTCAGGAAGGACGGCGTCGATTACCACGCTTCGGCCGACCTCACGGGGCAGGCGAATCACTTGGGCGTGACCATCAAGGCCGACATCGTGAAGCAGAAGCTTCCGGAGAACAACGGCGGTTTCCGCGCCATCGGTTTCGGCAAGACCCGCGACGAGGTTTACACGAAGCTGACCACCGACCACCCCATCGACCTTTGCCGCTATCAGGTGGCCAACGGCTATATGGGCCGCGTGGGGCTGATTAATTCGGGCGGCGAGTCGCACGGCGCGTCCGATCTGCAGGAGGCCGTCATGACGGCCGTGGTGAACAAACGCGCCGGCGGCATGGGTCTCATCAGCGGCCGCAAGGCTTTCCAGCGGCCCATGGACGAAGGCATAGCCCTGCTCAACGCCATTCAGGACGTATATCTCGATCCCGAAGTGACGATCGCGTAA
- a CDS encoding serine protease, translating into MEHNNIYKSVFKVTHSGGSGSCFYLKNYDLFVTNYHVVEGYRTVAVHDNDRNPYLAKVVLVNPALDIALLAAEGDFSALPEMTLAADDSLTIGRKVYVAGYPYGMPFTITEGSVSSPKQLMDGKYYIQTDAAVNPGNSGGPILNDAEEVVGVTVSKFTQADNMGFGIRVETLHGLLESLGELDRTAFQVQCGSCEELICEEEEFCPSCGDKLPEGVFDERELSPLGGFVESAIREMGVNPVLARDGYDSWLFHKGSSEIRIFVYDGNYLFSTSPINLLPKKEVENVLDYMLSEDFGPYKLGIEGRQIYIAYRIHLADITDESEDEIRKNIVGLALRADEMDNMLVERFGCEFSEYSKTDAEA; encoded by the coding sequence ATGGAACATAACAATATCTACAAGTCGGTATTCAAAGTAACCCACTCAGGCGGCTCCGGCAGTTGTTTCTACCTGAAAAACTACGATCTTTTCGTAACGAATTACCATGTGGTCGAAGGGTACCGCACCGTCGCCGTACACGACAACGACCGCAATCCCTATCTGGCGAAGGTCGTGCTGGTCAATCCGGCGCTGGACATCGCCCTGCTGGCCGCCGAAGGCGACTTCTCGGCGCTGCCCGAAATGACGCTCGCAGCGGACGACTCGCTTACCATCGGCCGCAAGGTATACGTCGCGGGATACCCCTACGGCATGCCCTTCACGATCACCGAAGGTTCGGTATCGTCGCCCAAACAGCTGATGGACGGCAAATACTACATCCAGACCGACGCCGCGGTGAACCCCGGCAACTCAGGCGGTCCGATCCTGAACGACGCGGAAGAGGTGGTAGGCGTGACGGTCAGCAAATTCACGCAGGCCGACAACATGGGCTTCGGCATCCGCGTCGAAACGCTCCACGGCCTGCTCGAATCGCTCGGCGAGCTGGACCGCACGGCATTCCAAGTGCAGTGCGGCAGCTGCGAGGAGCTGATCTGCGAGGAAGAGGAGTTCTGCCCCTCGTGCGGCGACAAGCTGCCCGAAGGCGTTTTCGACGAGCGCGAGCTTTCGCCGCTGGGCGGATTCGTCGAAAGCGCAATTCGGGAAATGGGCGTCAATCCGGTGCTTGCGCGCGACGGATACGACTCGTGGCTCTTCCACAAGGGCAGCTCCGAAATCCGCATCTTCGTATACGACGGCAACTACCTCTTCTCGACCTCGCCGATCAACCTGCTGCCGAAGAAGGAGGTGGAGAACGTACTGGACTATATGCTCAGCGAGGATTTCGGCCCCTACAAGCTGGGAATCGAAGGCCGGCAGATTTACATCGCCTACCGCATCCATCTGGCCGACATCACGGACGAATCGGAAGACGAAATCCGCAAAAACATCGTCGGACTCGCACTGCGGGCCGACGAGATGGACAACATGCTCGTAGAGCGTTTCGGCTGCGAATTCTCGGAATATTCGAAAACCGACGCCGAGGCATGA
- a CDS encoding 2-hydroxyacid dehydrogenase, with protein MKITFFGTQPYDRESFDRANERYGFEFNYHRSHLNGNNTSLAQGADAVCIFVNDTADAATIRSLAAMDVKLIALRCAGFNNVDLKAAAEYGIPVVRVPAYSPHAVAEYAVMLMLTLNRKVHRAYWRTRDGNFSLHGLLGFDMYGKTAGIVGTGKIARELIRILKGFGMEVLAYDIYPDPEYAVRAQIEYVSLDELYRRSDIISLHCPLTDATRYMIDGAAIGRMKPGVMLINTGRGQLIHTEALIEGLKEKKIGAAGLDVYEEEAAYFYEDTSDRIMDDDVLARLLSFNNVVMTSHQGFFTREALDNIAHTTLQNINDFAVHRELRNEVRAEPEKTMN; from the coding sequence ATGAAAATAACCTTCTTCGGCACGCAGCCCTATGACCGGGAGTCGTTCGACCGCGCCAACGAGCGTTACGGATTCGAATTCAATTACCACCGCAGCCACCTGAACGGCAACAACACTTCGCTGGCGCAGGGGGCCGATGCGGTCTGTATCTTCGTGAACGATACGGCCGATGCCGCCACGATACGCTCTTTGGCGGCGATGGACGTGAAGCTGATCGCCCTGCGCTGCGCGGGATTCAACAACGTGGACCTGAAAGCCGCGGCGGAATACGGCATTCCCGTCGTGCGTGTTCCCGCTTATTCGCCGCATGCCGTGGCGGAATACGCCGTGATGCTGATGCTGACGCTCAACCGCAAGGTCCACCGCGCCTATTGGCGCACGCGCGACGGCAACTTCTCGCTGCACGGCCTGCTGGGATTCGACATGTACGGCAAGACGGCGGGTATCGTCGGCACCGGAAAGATCGCCCGCGAACTGATCCGCATCCTCAAGGGATTCGGCATGGAGGTCCTCGCGTACGACATCTACCCCGACCCGGAATATGCCGTGCGGGCGCAGATAGAATACGTGTCGCTGGACGAACTTTACCGCCGCTCCGACATCATCTCGCTGCACTGCCCGCTGACCGACGCAACCCGCTACATGATCGACGGCGCCGCCATCGGCAGGATGAAACCCGGCGTCATGCTCATCAATACGGGCCGCGGTCAGCTGATCCACACCGAAGCGCTGATCGAGGGGCTGAAAGAGAAGAAGATCGGTGCGGCCGGACTGGACGTGTACGAAGAGGAGGCCGCCTATTTCTACGAGGATACGTCGGACCGGATCATGGACGACGACGTGCTGGCGCGCCTGCTCTCGTTCAACAATGTCGTCATGACCTCCCATCAGGGGTTCTTTACACGTGAAGCGCTGGATAATATAGCGCACACCACTTTGCAGAATATCAACGATTTCGCTGTGCACCGGGAGTTGCGGAACGAGGTGCGCGCCGAACCGGAAAAAACGATGAATTGA
- a CDS encoding aldo/keto reductase yields the protein MEHRILNNGVEMPVLGFGVYQVEETVCEQCVCDAIAAGYRSIDTASAYLNERAVGRAIRRSGVPREELFITTKLWVQDAGYESTKRAFAKSLERLQLDYLDLYLIHQPFGDVYGSWRAMEELYREGAVRAIGVSNFQPDRLVDLILHNEVVPAVNQVETHPFCQQTEAAAVMASEGVQIESWAPFAEGRNNLFGNGTLVSLAAKYRKSVAQVVLRWLIQRGVVVIPKSVRPERMAENIDVFDFHLAPEDMDLIATLDTRRSCFLSHRDPETVKWLGTMKYEMD from the coding sequence ATGGAGCATAGAATTTTAAACAACGGCGTCGAAATGCCGGTTCTGGGTTTCGGCGTCTATCAGGTCGAAGAGACGGTCTGCGAACAGTGTGTATGCGATGCGATTGCGGCGGGTTACCGTTCGATCGACACCGCTTCGGCCTATCTCAATGAGCGGGCCGTGGGCCGGGCGATCCGGCGGAGCGGCGTACCCCGCGAGGAACTTTTCATCACGACGAAACTCTGGGTGCAGGATGCCGGGTACGAGAGCACGAAGCGGGCTTTCGCCAAGTCGCTCGAACGCCTGCAGCTCGATTATCTCGACCTCTACCTGATCCATCAGCCGTTCGGCGACGTCTACGGTTCGTGGCGGGCGATGGAGGAGCTTTACCGCGAAGGGGCCGTCCGGGCCATCGGGGTGAGCAATTTCCAGCCGGACCGGCTGGTGGACCTGATCCTTCATAACGAGGTGGTCCCCGCCGTCAATCAGGTCGAGACGCATCCCTTCTGCCAGCAGACCGAAGCGGCCGCGGTGATGGCCTCTGAGGGCGTGCAGATCGAATCGTGGGCGCCGTTCGCCGAGGGGCGTAACAATCTGTTCGGCAACGGGACGCTGGTGTCGCTGGCCGCGAAATACCGGAAATCGGTCGCTCAGGTCGTCCTGCGCTGGCTGATCCAGCGCGGCGTGGTCGTGATCCCGAAGTCGGTGCGTCCGGAGCGCATGGCCGAAAATATCGACGTCTTCGATTTTCACCTCGCGCCGGAAGACATGGACCTGATCGCAACGCTCGACACCCGGCGGAGCTGTTTTCTGTCACACCGCGATCCTGAGACCGTGAAGTGGCTGGGGACGATGAAATACGAGATGGACTGA
- a CDS encoding flavodoxin family protein, which translates to MAKKVLILSSSPRRGGNSDLLCDRFMAGAQQAGHDVEKIFLRDKKINYCTGCGVCYGGAKPCPQRDDAAEVVGKMIGAEVIVMATPVYFYTLCAQMKTLIDRTCARYTEMGGKEFYFILTAAEESVEMMERTVECFRGFLDCLDDPEERGVVYGVGAWQAGEIEGMPAMDEVYELGRRV; encoded by the coding sequence ATGGCGAAGAAAGTATTGATCCTCTCCTCCAGCCCGCGGCGCGGGGGCAACTCGGATCTGTTGTGCGACCGTTTCATGGCCGGGGCGCAGCAGGCCGGACACGACGTGGAGAAGATTTTCCTCCGGGATAAGAAGATAAATTACTGCACGGGCTGCGGCGTATGTTACGGCGGGGCGAAGCCCTGTCCGCAGCGGGACGATGCGGCCGAGGTGGTCGGCAAGATGATCGGCGCGGAGGTGATCGTGATGGCTACGCCGGTTTACTTCTATACGCTCTGCGCGCAGATGAAGACCCTGATCGACCGCACCTGCGCCCGCTATACGGAGATGGGCGGCAAGGAGTTTTACTTCATCCTGACGGCCGCCGAAGAGAGCGTTGAGATGATGGAGCGCACCGTGGAGTGTTTCCGCGGATTTCTCGACTGTCTCGACGACCCCGAAGAGCGGGGTGTCGTTTACGGCGTCGGAGCTTGGCAGGCGGGTGAAATCGAAGGAATGCCTGCGATGGACGAAGTCTATGAGCTGGGCCGCCGGGTGTAA
- a CDS encoding cupin domain-containing carboxymuconolactone decarboxylase family protein: MKQLLLIIAAALLAAGTCNRINARNMEKPKKISVFPVGDKLPETFSKYFVGQAYLARLTRNGALNCPISNVTFEPGCRNNWHSHTGGQILVAVGGRGYYQAEGEPARELLPGDVVEIAPDAAHWHGAAPDSWFSHLAIETNPQINRNTWLGPVDDAHYSAATAGIAAIASTPASATAPAAGIAATAESSVAAVSAAMSMSSAAPIPAAMSMSSAAPIPAAMSMSSAAPIPAAMSMSATAPLSSAKSAAPRLRAAAVETRAQLFSGCESELAATDPELIEIFDNFTFAEVLGYGDLDVKTRMMCILASCIAGAAQTEFRTMLEGALNVGVTPVEAKEVVYQAVPYVGMARTVDFVHIVNGVLTARGVALPLEGQSATSPETRFEKGLAVQKAIFGERIDAMRAAAPENQQHIQDYLSANCFGDYVSRGGLDAKVRELLTFSMLLTLGGCEPQLRGHIQGNLNVGNDKRTLLAVVTQLLPYAGYPRTLNAIACLNEAIPENE, translated from the coding sequence ATGAAGCAACTTCTTTTGATAATTGCGGCCGCACTGCTTGCGGCCGGAACGTGTAACCGGATAAATGCTCGGAATATGGAAAAACCGAAGAAAATCAGCGTGTTCCCCGTCGGGGATAAACTGCCCGAAACATTCTCGAAATATTTTGTCGGTCAGGCTTATCTGGCCCGGCTGACGCGGAACGGGGCGCTCAACTGCCCGATTTCGAACGTCACGTTCGAACCCGGATGCCGCAACAACTGGCATAGCCATACGGGCGGCCAGATTCTCGTCGCCGTGGGCGGCCGGGGATATTATCAGGCCGAGGGCGAGCCGGCCCGCGAGCTGCTGCCGGGCGACGTGGTCGAGATCGCTCCCGACGCGGCGCACTGGCACGGCGCGGCTCCTGACAGTTGGTTCTCGCATCTGGCGATCGAAACCAATCCGCAGATCAACCGCAATACGTGGCTCGGACCGGTGGACGACGCGCACTATTCCGCTGCGACCGCCGGGATTGCCGCGATCGCCTCCACACCCGCCTCTGCGACCGCGCCCGCTGCCGGGATTGCTGCGACTGCCGAATCTTCGGTCGCGGCCGTTTCCGCAGCAATGTCCATGTCTTCCGCAGCGCCCATTCCTGCGGCAATGTCCATGTCCTCCGCAGCGCCCATTCCTGCGGCAATGTCCATGTCCTCCGCAGCGCCCATTCCTGCGGCAATGTCCATGTCCGCAACAGCGCCCCTGTCCTCGGCCAAGAGCGCGGCTCCGCGCCTGCGCGCCGCGGCCGTAGAGACCCGTGCGCAGCTGTTTTCCGGGTGCGAATCGGAACTTGCGGCGACCGATCCCGAATTAATCGAAATTTTTGATAACTTTACGTTCGCTGAAGTACTCGGCTACGGCGATCTCGACGTTAAGACGCGGATGATGTGCATCCTCGCGTCGTGCATTGCCGGAGCCGCGCAGACCGAGTTTCGGACGATGCTCGAAGGCGCGCTGAACGTGGGTGTGACGCCCGTCGAAGCGAAAGAGGTGGTCTATCAGGCGGTTCCCTACGTCGGCATGGCGCGGACGGTCGATTTCGTGCATATCGTCAACGGGGTGCTGACGGCGCGGGGCGTTGCGCTTCCGCTCGAAGGCCAGTCGGCGACTTCGCCCGAAACCCGCTTCGAAAAGGGACTGGCGGTGCAGAAGGCTATTTTCGGGGAGCGGATCGATGCGATGCGCGCCGCCGCGCCGGAGAACCAGCAACATATACAGGACTACCTGTCGGCCAACTGTTTCGGCGATTACGTCTCCCGCGGCGGGCTGGATGCGAAGGTGCGCGAGCTGCTGACTTTCTCGATGCTGCTCACGCTGGGCGGCTGCGAACCCCAGCTCAGGGGACATATTCAGGGCAACCTGAATGTCGGCAACGACAAGCGGACGTTGTTGGCTGTGGTGACCCAGCTGCTGCCCTATGCAGGCTATCCGCGTACGCTGAATGCGATCGCCTGCCTGAACGAAGCGATACCCGAAAACGAATAA
- a CDS encoding AraC family transcriptional regulator, whose protein sequence is MSATNPIITTPEEQFVVGESDFAFFGNYASRCEGGAILYCRKGSADATVNQYCGQVRRNTLILVLPGSLLMLTNRTEDFRMTFCAFSRDLFAEAGFRLEPSFFRILRENPITYPPARIVEGASTWFQMAAYTYRDRNNVFRNTIIRNRLQNVLLEIYDKLQRYANMQQQTPETTTRQTELFHRFVALVHEHSSQQREVSFYADKLCISTRYLSTIVRNIAHSSAKEFIDRSVLLEIKMLLQSTDLSVQEIAYRLHFPDQSYLGRYFKKHTGESPTEYRNTKK, encoded by the coding sequence ATGTCAGCGACTAACCCCATAATAACCACACCGGAAGAACAGTTCGTCGTCGGAGAGTCCGATTTCGCCTTTTTCGGCAATTATGCGAGCCGCTGCGAAGGCGGGGCGATTCTCTACTGCCGCAAGGGCAGCGCCGACGCCACCGTAAACCAATATTGCGGTCAGGTGCGGCGCAACACGCTGATTCTGGTGCTGCCCGGCTCGCTGCTGATGCTGACCAACCGCACGGAGGATTTCCGGATGACCTTCTGCGCCTTCTCGCGCGACCTTTTCGCCGAAGCCGGTTTCCGTCTCGAACCGTCGTTTTTCAGAATCCTGCGCGAAAATCCGATCACCTATCCGCCCGCCCGCATCGTGGAAGGCGCCAGTACTTGGTTTCAGATGGCCGCATACACCTACCGCGACCGCAACAATGTGTTCCGCAATACGATCATCCGCAACCGCCTGCAGAACGTGCTGCTGGAGATTTACGACAAATTGCAGCGTTACGCCAACATGCAGCAGCAGACGCCCGAAACGACGACGCGCCAGACGGAGCTTTTCCACCGTTTCGTCGCGCTGGTGCACGAACACAGTTCGCAGCAGCGCGAGGTGTCGTTCTATGCCGACAAACTCTGCATTTCGACACGTTATCTCTCGACCATCGTGCGCAATATCGCGCATAGCTCGGCCAAGGAGTTCATCGACCGCTCGGTGCTGCTGGAGATCAAGATGCTCCTGCAGTCGACGGATCTGTCGGTGCAGGAGATCGCCTACCGCCTGCATTTTCCCGACCAGTCCTATCTGGGGCGTTATTTCAAGAAGCATACGGGCGAGTCTCCCACCGAGTACCGCAACACGAAAAAATAA